A single genomic interval of Daucus carota subsp. sativus chromosome 1, DH1 v3.0, whole genome shotgun sequence harbors:
- the LOC108205702 gene encoding endoribonuclease Dicer homolog 3a-like isoform X2 produces MQTSEADRVSKKRRFDSLDHNPPPAPVEKMDVDIPSLPGFTPRMYQRKIFKVATKRNTIAHLDTGAGKTLIAVMLIKEVAKSVKLSGEKRVILFLAPTVALVHQQYKFIKDNTELEVDEYYGAKGVDFWDAGSWEKEIDQNDVMVMTPQILLDALRKAFLKFGIICLLIFDECHHATRKHPYAKLMEEFYHNSEDKPKVFGMTASPVIKKGVSSVNDSEHQISELESILDSQIYSVEIKKEQDLAIPSTKELLRFYDPAVCSSSDLKRKLESTWLKFDGSLLKLQASLSDNFRDTDEKQKLLRSRMSNIHQKILYCINDLGLMCAFEAVKILTENSPEVNTDCEFYMESSLQYKYYLEEVLSLVEESLPQGHESLLDEGHDYAKTVSTCFISPKLYELLQIFQSFGEAKEVLCLVFVEQIITAKAIERVFKKINYLSHLSASYLTGTNNSVDALTPKLQKEILDSFRSGKVNLLFTTDVVEEGIDVPNCSTVIRFDLPTTVRSYVQSRGRARQDNSQYLMMLERGNLKQRDQMFDIIQSEYLMRDTALKRKEDSSSLKPWNTKDISTYVVPATGASVTADSSVGVIYRYCEKLPHDKYYSSRPSFQILSSENFYQCVMTLPPNAAFKSVIGPFCGSTHLSKQLVCLDACKKLHELGALNDQLLPINEQPEKSDSIVKNKASSAGTTKRKELHGTTCIQALSGTWGEMIDNMEFFAYKIDFVCDDPDVHYSSFILLVESRLADDVGNFEVDLHLIDRVVKSSVSSCGQVPLDAEQVRKSKCFQEFLFNGIFGKLIISQISKKGRQILLQNNVSLWKPSYMYLLLPLESAKVPSQETWKIDWAVIETYGSAIEFFKLNAWLSAEQSGSVTGGLKNNDLIGSDVNCVGNIQFANGILPVTDIKDMVVLSVHTGKVYSVIEVLLDLSADSTFDGYSDEAPINYASFTDYFQKQYGMSLLRPEQPLLLLKQSHKAHNLLIDYKEGFLSKKRKETSSKKVDRKPYDLVRMPPELLVFVDVGLSVLKSVYLLPSLVHRLESLMLASQLREEIKSDVGNVHISSSLILEALTTTKCGESFSMERLELLGDSVLKYAISCYLFLKYPNKHEGQLSDCRINAIRNSTLHKLGTDKKIQGYIRDNPFDPGRWTAPGQQSIRLFPCEHGVDTADVPLDSKFVSEDTKVMIGKCCDRGHRWMSSKTISDCVEALIGAYYVGGGLVASIQLMKWLGMDVEVQHSLLYDAMTNASLNLYSPKAIEIGIVESKLGYQFLVKGLLLEAITHASGEQATGRGYCYQRLEFLGDSVLDLLITWYLYQMHKDIDPGELTDLRAASVNNENFAAATVRKNLHFHLQHSSGLLQNQITEFARLVSGSYSNNKASPPAKCPKALGDLLESIAGAILIDSKLNLEEVWRIFKPILSPIVTPDKLELPPLRELNELCDSLGLFVKDNCLTKGAAVFAELSVQLNDTRLFREGWGQSRKAAKAQAALQLLKDLEDRGISRRKQNVDSIVASSSPNSAIPICNEACTESLTNLSSPKRHKAYDGRTTTQTPSTNGSKNNMCVLESIRMTKGGPRNALYDVCKKQQWPLPKFTTTEKKSRYPMEIGEGSEMRQGFSSFVSQITLTIPNYDVIVVSGHQRADKKSSYDSACLLMLSELEQRGFLSIAKS; encoded by the exons ATGCAGACTTCTGAAGCAGACAGGGTGTCCAAGAAAAGAAGGTTTGATAGCTTGGATCACAACCCTCCTCCTGCTCCGGTGGAGAAAATGGACGTGGATATCCCTTCTCTTCCCGGCTTTACGCCTCGAAT GTATCAAAGGAAGATTTTTAAAGTTGCTACAAAGAGAAATACGATTGCACATTTAGATACCGGGGCTGGAAAGACATTAATTGCTGTAATGCTGATTAAAGAAGTTGCTAAATCTGTTAAGTTGAGTGGGGAAAAAAGAGTGATCCTTTTCTTGGCACCCACTGTTGCGCTTGTACACCAG CAATACAAGTTTATAAAGGATAATACTGAGCTTGAAGTTGATGAATATTATGGTGCCAAAGGAGTTGATTTTTGGGATGCTGGATCATGGGAAAAGGAGATTGATCAAAATGAT GTTATGGTTATGACACCTCAGATTCTGTTAGATGCATTAAGGAaagcatttttgaaatttgGAATCATATGcttattaatatttgatgaatGCCACCATGCTACTAGGAAGCACCCTTATGCAAAATTGATGGAG GAATTTTATCACAACTCTGAAGACAAGCCAAAGGTTTTCGGTATGACTGCTTCCCCTGTAATTAAAAAAG GTGTGTCTTCTGTCAATGATTCTGAGCATCAAATTTCAGAACTTGAATCTATACTAGATTCTCAG ATTTACTCAGTTGAGATTAAGAAGGAACAAGACTTGGCCATCCCCTCTACAAAGGAACTCTTAAGATTCTATGATCCAGCTGTGTGCTCCAGTTCAGATTTAAAAAGGAAATTGGAGTCCACATGGTTGAAG TTTGATGGCTCTTTGCTCAAGTTGCAAGCGTCACTTTCTGATAACTTCAGAGATACGGATGAAAAACAGAAGTTACTTAGAAGCAGGATGTCCAACATTCACCAGAAGATTTTATATTGTATCAACGATCTTGGTCTCATGTGTGCTTTCGAG GCTGTAAAAATCTTAACAGAGAACTCCCCTGAGGTCAATACCGACTGTGAATTTTATATGGAAAGCTCTCTCCAATATAAATATTACCTAGAAGAGGTGTTAAGTCTCGTTGAAGAATCCTTGCCCCAAG GCCATGAAAGTTTGTTGGACGAGGGGCACGACTATGCGAAGACTGTATCTACATGTTTTATATCTCCGAAGTTATATGAACTCCTTCAAATTTTTCAGTCATTTGG GGAAGCTAAAGAAGTGCTTTGCCTAGTTTTCGTTGAACAAATCATTACAGCAAAAGCTATTGAAAgagtttttaagaaaattaattatttgtctCATTTATCGGCTTCATATTTAACTGGGACCAATAACTCCGTTGATGCCCTAACGCCGAAACTGCAGAAGGAAATTTTGGATTCATTCAGATCTGGGAAg GTAAACCTTTTATTTACTACTGATGTTGTTGAGGAGGGCATTGATGTGCCTAATTGTTCCACTGTGATACGCTTTGACCTGCCAACGACGGTTCGTAGTTATGTTCAATCACGTGGACGGGCACGTCAGGATAATTCCCAGTATCTCATGATGCTAGAGAG GGGTAATTTAAAGCAAAGAGACCAGATGTTTGATATCATACAAAGCGAGTATCTTATGCGAGACACTGctttaaaaagaaaagaggACTCCTCAAGCTTAAAACCTTGGAATACCAAAGATATTAGTACATACGTGGTGCCTGCTACTGGAGCATCAGTCACTGCAGATTCTAGTGTGGGCGTCATTTATAGATATTGTGAAAAACTTCCCCATGACAA GTACTACAGTTCAAGGCCCAGTTTTCAAATCTTATCGTCGGAGAACTTCTATCAGTGTGTAATGACGTTGCCTCCAAATGCAGCTTTTAAATCTGTAATTGGCCCTTTTTGTGGAAGTACCCACCTATCCAAGCAGCTTGTCTGCCTGGATGCATGTAAAAAGTTGCATGAGCTTGGGGCTCTCAATGATCAACTTCTCCCAATAAATGAACAGCCAGAGAAAAGTGATTCCATTGTAAAGAACAAAGCTTCAAGTGCTG GAACAACAAAGAGGAAAGAACTACACGGAACAACCTGCATTCAAGCACTATCTGGGACATGGGGCGAGATGATTGACAACATGGAATTTTTCGCCTACAAAATAGATTTTGTTTGTGACGATCCTGATGTACATTATTCAAGTTTCATCCTTTTGGTTGAGTCGCGTCTTGCAGATGATGTGGGAAACTTCGAAGTTGATTTGCACTTGATCGATAGGGTTGTCAAGTCTTCAGTTTCTTCATGTGGGCAAGTACCTCTGGATGCGGAACAG GTGAGAAAATCAAAGTGCTTCCAAGAATTTTTATTCAATGGGATATTCGGGAAGTTGATTATCAGCCAGATATCAAAAAAAGGAAGACAGATTTTGCTTCAGAATAATGTGTCTTTATGGAAGCCATCATATATGTACTTACTTTTACCACTAGAGTCTGCAAAAGTACCTAGTCAAGAAACCTGGAAAATTGATTGGGCAGTTATAGAGACTTATGGTTCTGCAATTGAGTTTTTTAAGTTAAATGCCTGGTTAAGTGCTGAACAATCAGGCAGTGTAACTGGGGGTCTAAAAAACAATGATCTGATTGGTAGCGATGTCAATTGTGTAGGTAATATACAATTTGCAAACGGAATACTTCCTGTCACAGACATCAAAGATATGGTTGTTTTGTCAGTTCATACAGGAAAAGTGTATTCTGTTATTGAAGTCCTTCTGGACCTTTCTGCTGATAGTACTTTTGATGGATATTCTGATGAAGCACCAATAAATTACGCGTCCTTCACCGACTACTTCCAAAAACA GTATGGGATGTCTCTACTACGTCCGGAACAGCCTCTACTGCTGCTGAAACAAAGTCATAAAGCCCACAATCTTCTCATTGATTACAAAGAAG GTTTTTTAAgtaaaaagagaaaagaaaccAGCAGTAAAAAGGTTGATAGAAAGCCATATGACCTTGTCCGCATGCCACCAGAACTTCTGGTTTTTGTTGATGTGGGATTAAGTGTTCTAAAGTCGGTGTACTTGCTACCATCCTTAGTTCACCGTCTGGAGTCCTTAATGTTGGCCAGCCAACTTAGAGAAGAGATTAAGAGTGACGTTGGAAACGTTCACATATCAAGCTCACTG ATCTTGGAAGCTCTAACAACTACGAAATGCGGTGAGAGTTTCTCCATGGAACGACTGGAGTTACTTGGGGATTCAGTTTTAAAGTATGCTATAAGTTGCTACCTGTTTCTTAAATATCCGAACAAACATGAAGGACAATTATCGGATTGCCGCATAAACGCTATTCGTAATTCCACTTTGCACAAGTTGGGAACTGATAAAAAGATACAG GGGTATATCCGAGATAATCCTTTTGATCCTGGACGCTGGACTGCTCCTGGGCAGCAGTCTATACGTCTTTTTCCGTGTGAACATGGAGTGGATACAGCTGATGTCCCTCTAGATAGTAAATTTGTAAGCGAAGACACAAAAGTTATGATTGGAAAGTGCTGCGATAGGGGTCATAGGTGGATGAGCTCCAAGACTATATCTGATTGCGTTGAGGCCCTTATAGGAGCATACTATGTCGGAGGTGGATTGGTCGCCtcaattcaactgatgaaatggCTCGGTATGGATGTTGAAGTTCAGCACTCACTGCTTTATGATGCTATGACAAATGCATCTTTAAACCTTTACAGCCCAAAAGCAATAGAGATTGGGATCGTAGAGTCTAAGTTGGGATATCAATTCTTGGTCAAGGGTCTGTTGCTGGAGGCCATCACGCATGCTTCGGGGGAGCAAGCGACCGGCCGTGGCTATTGTTATCAG AGGCTTGAATTTCTGGGCGACTCTGTGTTGGACCTACTCATTACATGGTACTTGTACCAAATGCACAAGGATATTGATCCAGGAGAGTTAACAGACTTGAGAGCAGCCTCCGtcaataatgaaaattttgcaGCTGCAACTGTCAGAAAAAATCTTCATTTTCATCTCCAACACTCATCTGGACTTCTCCAAAATCAAATAACTGAGTTTGCTAGACTTGTTTCAGGTTCATATAGCAACAACAAGGCATCCCCTCCTGCAAAATGTCCCAAG GCACTTGGCGACTTATTGGAGAGTATTGCAGGGGCAATATTAATTGATAGCAAGCTTAATCTTGAAGAGGTGTGGAGAATCTTCAAGCCGATattatcaccaattgtgacacctGATAAACTTGAACTCCCCCCGCTACGTGAACTAAACGAATTGTGCGACTCTCTTGGATTATTTGTTAAAGATAATTGCCTAACTAAAGGAGCAGCGGTGTTTGCTGAGCTTAGTGTGCAGCTAAACGATACACGGTTGTTTAGAGAGGGGTGGGGGCAAAGCAGGAAAGCTGCAAAGGCTCAAGCAGCTCTTCAGTTACTGAAAGATCTAGAA GATAGAGGGATTTCACGGCGAAAACAAAATGTGGACTCTATTGTTGCCTCATCTTCCCCAAATTCAGCAATTCCGATCTGCAACGAAGCATGTACTGAATCTTTGACAAATCTTTCATCCCCCAAGAGGCACAAGGCATATGACGGACGAACCACAACTCAAACTCCTAGTACCAATGGGTCTAAAAACAATATGTGCG TTCTCGAATCAATTAGGATGACGAAAGGGGGGCCACGAAACGCCCTCTATGATGTATGCAAGAAACAACAATGGCCATTGCCTAAATTTACGACAACTGAGAAAAAGTCAAG ATATCCCATGGAAATCGGTGAAGGCTCTGAAATGAGGCAAGGGTTCAGTAGCTTTGTGTCGCAGATCACCTTAACCATTCCAAATTACGACGTTATTGTTGTCAGTGGACATCAACGTGCAGACAAGAAAAGTTCATACGACTCTGCATGTCTTCTCATGTTGTCTGAACTTGAGCAACGGGGGTTTCTAAGCATTGCCAAATCATGA
- the LOC108205702 gene encoding endoribonuclease Dicer homolog 3a-like isoform X1, whose product MQTSEADRVSKKRRFDSLDHNPPPAPVEKMDVDIPSLPGFTPRMYQRKIFKVATKRNTIAHLDTGAGKTLIAVMLIKEVAKSVKLSGEKRVILFLAPTVALVHQQYKFIKDNTELEVDEYYGAKGVDFWDAGSWEKEIDQNDVMVMTPQILLDALRKAFLKFGIICLLIFDECHHATRKHPYAKLMEEFYHNSEDKPKVFGMTASPVIKKGVSSVNDSEHQISELESILDSQIYSVEIKKEQDLAIPSTKELLRFYDPAVCSSSDLKRKLESTWLKFDGSLLKLQASLSDNFRDTDEKQKLLRSRMSNIHQKILYCINDLGLMCAFEAVKILTENSPEVNTDCEFYMESSLQYKYYLEEVLSLVEESLPQGHESLLDEGHDYAKTVSTCFISPKLYELLQIFQSFGEAKEVLCLVFVEQIITAKAIERVFKKINYLSHLSASYLTGTNNSVDALTPKLQKEILDSFRSGKVNLLFTTDVVEEGIDVPNCSTVIRFDLPTTVRSYVQSRGRARQDNSQYLMMLERGNLKQRDQMFDIIQSEYLMRDTALKRKEDSSSLKPWNTKDISTYVVPATGASVTADSSVGVIYRYCEKLPHDKYYSSRPSFQILSSENFYQCVMTLPPNAAFKSVIGPFCGSTHLSKQLVCLDACKKLHELGALNDQLLPINEQPEKSDSIVKNKASSAGTTKRKELHGTTCIQALSGTWGEMIDNMEFFAYKIDFVCDDPDVHYSSFILLVESRLADDVGNFEVDLHLIDRVVKSSVSSCGQVPLDAEQVRKSKCFQEFLFNGIFGKLIISQISKKGRQILLQNNVSLWKPSYMYLLLPLESAKVPSQETWKIDWAVIETYGSAIEFFKLNAWLSAEQSGSVTGGLKNNDLIGSDVNCVGNIQFANGILPVTDIKDMVVLSVHTGKVYSVIEVLLDLSADSTFDGYSDEAPINYASFTDYFQKQYGMSLLRPEQPLLLLKQSHKAHNLLIDYKEAGFLSKKRKETSSKKVDRKPYDLVRMPPELLVFVDVGLSVLKSVYLLPSLVHRLESLMLASQLREEIKSDVGNVHISSSLILEALTTTKCGESFSMERLELLGDSVLKYAISCYLFLKYPNKHEGQLSDCRINAIRNSTLHKLGTDKKIQGYIRDNPFDPGRWTAPGQQSIRLFPCEHGVDTADVPLDSKFVSEDTKVMIGKCCDRGHRWMSSKTISDCVEALIGAYYVGGGLVASIQLMKWLGMDVEVQHSLLYDAMTNASLNLYSPKAIEIGIVESKLGYQFLVKGLLLEAITHASGEQATGRGYCYQRLEFLGDSVLDLLITWYLYQMHKDIDPGELTDLRAASVNNENFAAATVRKNLHFHLQHSSGLLQNQITEFARLVSGSYSNNKASPPAKCPKALGDLLESIAGAILIDSKLNLEEVWRIFKPILSPIVTPDKLELPPLRELNELCDSLGLFVKDNCLTKGAAVFAELSVQLNDTRLFREGWGQSRKAAKAQAALQLLKDLEDRGISRRKQNVDSIVASSSPNSAIPICNEACTESLTNLSSPKRHKAYDGRTTTQTPSTNGSKNNMCVLESIRMTKGGPRNALYDVCKKQQWPLPKFTTTEKKSRYPMEIGEGSEMRQGFSSFVSQITLTIPNYDVIVVSGHQRADKKSSYDSACLLMLSELEQRGFLSIAKS is encoded by the exons ATGCAGACTTCTGAAGCAGACAGGGTGTCCAAGAAAAGAAGGTTTGATAGCTTGGATCACAACCCTCCTCCTGCTCCGGTGGAGAAAATGGACGTGGATATCCCTTCTCTTCCCGGCTTTACGCCTCGAAT GTATCAAAGGAAGATTTTTAAAGTTGCTACAAAGAGAAATACGATTGCACATTTAGATACCGGGGCTGGAAAGACATTAATTGCTGTAATGCTGATTAAAGAAGTTGCTAAATCTGTTAAGTTGAGTGGGGAAAAAAGAGTGATCCTTTTCTTGGCACCCACTGTTGCGCTTGTACACCAG CAATACAAGTTTATAAAGGATAATACTGAGCTTGAAGTTGATGAATATTATGGTGCCAAAGGAGTTGATTTTTGGGATGCTGGATCATGGGAAAAGGAGATTGATCAAAATGAT GTTATGGTTATGACACCTCAGATTCTGTTAGATGCATTAAGGAaagcatttttgaaatttgGAATCATATGcttattaatatttgatgaatGCCACCATGCTACTAGGAAGCACCCTTATGCAAAATTGATGGAG GAATTTTATCACAACTCTGAAGACAAGCCAAAGGTTTTCGGTATGACTGCTTCCCCTGTAATTAAAAAAG GTGTGTCTTCTGTCAATGATTCTGAGCATCAAATTTCAGAACTTGAATCTATACTAGATTCTCAG ATTTACTCAGTTGAGATTAAGAAGGAACAAGACTTGGCCATCCCCTCTACAAAGGAACTCTTAAGATTCTATGATCCAGCTGTGTGCTCCAGTTCAGATTTAAAAAGGAAATTGGAGTCCACATGGTTGAAG TTTGATGGCTCTTTGCTCAAGTTGCAAGCGTCACTTTCTGATAACTTCAGAGATACGGATGAAAAACAGAAGTTACTTAGAAGCAGGATGTCCAACATTCACCAGAAGATTTTATATTGTATCAACGATCTTGGTCTCATGTGTGCTTTCGAG GCTGTAAAAATCTTAACAGAGAACTCCCCTGAGGTCAATACCGACTGTGAATTTTATATGGAAAGCTCTCTCCAATATAAATATTACCTAGAAGAGGTGTTAAGTCTCGTTGAAGAATCCTTGCCCCAAG GCCATGAAAGTTTGTTGGACGAGGGGCACGACTATGCGAAGACTGTATCTACATGTTTTATATCTCCGAAGTTATATGAACTCCTTCAAATTTTTCAGTCATTTGG GGAAGCTAAAGAAGTGCTTTGCCTAGTTTTCGTTGAACAAATCATTACAGCAAAAGCTATTGAAAgagtttttaagaaaattaattatttgtctCATTTATCGGCTTCATATTTAACTGGGACCAATAACTCCGTTGATGCCCTAACGCCGAAACTGCAGAAGGAAATTTTGGATTCATTCAGATCTGGGAAg GTAAACCTTTTATTTACTACTGATGTTGTTGAGGAGGGCATTGATGTGCCTAATTGTTCCACTGTGATACGCTTTGACCTGCCAACGACGGTTCGTAGTTATGTTCAATCACGTGGACGGGCACGTCAGGATAATTCCCAGTATCTCATGATGCTAGAGAG GGGTAATTTAAAGCAAAGAGACCAGATGTTTGATATCATACAAAGCGAGTATCTTATGCGAGACACTGctttaaaaagaaaagaggACTCCTCAAGCTTAAAACCTTGGAATACCAAAGATATTAGTACATACGTGGTGCCTGCTACTGGAGCATCAGTCACTGCAGATTCTAGTGTGGGCGTCATTTATAGATATTGTGAAAAACTTCCCCATGACAA GTACTACAGTTCAAGGCCCAGTTTTCAAATCTTATCGTCGGAGAACTTCTATCAGTGTGTAATGACGTTGCCTCCAAATGCAGCTTTTAAATCTGTAATTGGCCCTTTTTGTGGAAGTACCCACCTATCCAAGCAGCTTGTCTGCCTGGATGCATGTAAAAAGTTGCATGAGCTTGGGGCTCTCAATGATCAACTTCTCCCAATAAATGAACAGCCAGAGAAAAGTGATTCCATTGTAAAGAACAAAGCTTCAAGTGCTG GAACAACAAAGAGGAAAGAACTACACGGAACAACCTGCATTCAAGCACTATCTGGGACATGGGGCGAGATGATTGACAACATGGAATTTTTCGCCTACAAAATAGATTTTGTTTGTGACGATCCTGATGTACATTATTCAAGTTTCATCCTTTTGGTTGAGTCGCGTCTTGCAGATGATGTGGGAAACTTCGAAGTTGATTTGCACTTGATCGATAGGGTTGTCAAGTCTTCAGTTTCTTCATGTGGGCAAGTACCTCTGGATGCGGAACAG GTGAGAAAATCAAAGTGCTTCCAAGAATTTTTATTCAATGGGATATTCGGGAAGTTGATTATCAGCCAGATATCAAAAAAAGGAAGACAGATTTTGCTTCAGAATAATGTGTCTTTATGGAAGCCATCATATATGTACTTACTTTTACCACTAGAGTCTGCAAAAGTACCTAGTCAAGAAACCTGGAAAATTGATTGGGCAGTTATAGAGACTTATGGTTCTGCAATTGAGTTTTTTAAGTTAAATGCCTGGTTAAGTGCTGAACAATCAGGCAGTGTAACTGGGGGTCTAAAAAACAATGATCTGATTGGTAGCGATGTCAATTGTGTAGGTAATATACAATTTGCAAACGGAATACTTCCTGTCACAGACATCAAAGATATGGTTGTTTTGTCAGTTCATACAGGAAAAGTGTATTCTGTTATTGAAGTCCTTCTGGACCTTTCTGCTGATAGTACTTTTGATGGATATTCTGATGAAGCACCAATAAATTACGCGTCCTTCACCGACTACTTCCAAAAACA GTATGGGATGTCTCTACTACGTCCGGAACAGCCTCTACTGCTGCTGAAACAAAGTCATAAAGCCCACAATCTTCTCATTGATTACAAAGAAG CAGGTTTTTTAAgtaaaaagagaaaagaaaccAGCAGTAAAAAGGTTGATAGAAAGCCATATGACCTTGTCCGCATGCCACCAGAACTTCTGGTTTTTGTTGATGTGGGATTAAGTGTTCTAAAGTCGGTGTACTTGCTACCATCCTTAGTTCACCGTCTGGAGTCCTTAATGTTGGCCAGCCAACTTAGAGAAGAGATTAAGAGTGACGTTGGAAACGTTCACATATCAAGCTCACTG ATCTTGGAAGCTCTAACAACTACGAAATGCGGTGAGAGTTTCTCCATGGAACGACTGGAGTTACTTGGGGATTCAGTTTTAAAGTATGCTATAAGTTGCTACCTGTTTCTTAAATATCCGAACAAACATGAAGGACAATTATCGGATTGCCGCATAAACGCTATTCGTAATTCCACTTTGCACAAGTTGGGAACTGATAAAAAGATACAG GGGTATATCCGAGATAATCCTTTTGATCCTGGACGCTGGACTGCTCCTGGGCAGCAGTCTATACGTCTTTTTCCGTGTGAACATGGAGTGGATACAGCTGATGTCCCTCTAGATAGTAAATTTGTAAGCGAAGACACAAAAGTTATGATTGGAAAGTGCTGCGATAGGGGTCATAGGTGGATGAGCTCCAAGACTATATCTGATTGCGTTGAGGCCCTTATAGGAGCATACTATGTCGGAGGTGGATTGGTCGCCtcaattcaactgatgaaatggCTCGGTATGGATGTTGAAGTTCAGCACTCACTGCTTTATGATGCTATGACAAATGCATCTTTAAACCTTTACAGCCCAAAAGCAATAGAGATTGGGATCGTAGAGTCTAAGTTGGGATATCAATTCTTGGTCAAGGGTCTGTTGCTGGAGGCCATCACGCATGCTTCGGGGGAGCAAGCGACCGGCCGTGGCTATTGTTATCAG AGGCTTGAATTTCTGGGCGACTCTGTGTTGGACCTACTCATTACATGGTACTTGTACCAAATGCACAAGGATATTGATCCAGGAGAGTTAACAGACTTGAGAGCAGCCTCCGtcaataatgaaaattttgcaGCTGCAACTGTCAGAAAAAATCTTCATTTTCATCTCCAACACTCATCTGGACTTCTCCAAAATCAAATAACTGAGTTTGCTAGACTTGTTTCAGGTTCATATAGCAACAACAAGGCATCCCCTCCTGCAAAATGTCCCAAG GCACTTGGCGACTTATTGGAGAGTATTGCAGGGGCAATATTAATTGATAGCAAGCTTAATCTTGAAGAGGTGTGGAGAATCTTCAAGCCGATattatcaccaattgtgacacctGATAAACTTGAACTCCCCCCGCTACGTGAACTAAACGAATTGTGCGACTCTCTTGGATTATTTGTTAAAGATAATTGCCTAACTAAAGGAGCAGCGGTGTTTGCTGAGCTTAGTGTGCAGCTAAACGATACACGGTTGTTTAGAGAGGGGTGGGGGCAAAGCAGGAAAGCTGCAAAGGCTCAAGCAGCTCTTCAGTTACTGAAAGATCTAGAA GATAGAGGGATTTCACGGCGAAAACAAAATGTGGACTCTATTGTTGCCTCATCTTCCCCAAATTCAGCAATTCCGATCTGCAACGAAGCATGTACTGAATCTTTGACAAATCTTTCATCCCCCAAGAGGCACAAGGCATATGACGGACGAACCACAACTCAAACTCCTAGTACCAATGGGTCTAAAAACAATATGTGCG TTCTCGAATCAATTAGGATGACGAAAGGGGGGCCACGAAACGCCCTCTATGATGTATGCAAGAAACAACAATGGCCATTGCCTAAATTTACGACAACTGAGAAAAAGTCAAG ATATCCCATGGAAATCGGTGAAGGCTCTGAAATGAGGCAAGGGTTCAGTAGCTTTGTGTCGCAGATCACCTTAACCATTCCAAATTACGACGTTATTGTTGTCAGTGGACATCAACGTGCAGACAAGAAAAGTTCATACGACTCTGCATGTCTTCTCATGTTGTCTGAACTTGAGCAACGGGGGTTTCTAAGCATTGCCAAATCATGA